From the genome of Odocoileus virginianus isolate 20LAN1187 ecotype Illinois chromosome 16, Ovbor_1.2, whole genome shotgun sequence, one region includes:
- the MESP2 gene encoding mesoderm posterior protein 2, whose product MAQSPPLQSLLGHDHWIFPQAWGWVGHSDSTSPASSSSDSSGSCPCDRARGPSQPAPAARSAAETASTAPNRARTRPAGGQRQSASEREKLRMRTLARALHELRRFLPPSVAPAGQSLTKIETLRLAIRYIGHLSAVLGLSEESLQRRRRQRSDAAPSQGCALCPDGGPAETQRQGCCSGSAAGAAVSWGSPPVCPEALAAPESLGSRVPDMGPWLTPPYCPGMQSPPQLSQGRAPDAPLWTPPQACCGTQTPPEPRNEPTPWTSPPASLELATVYQVRAQALATSLGVVPRLRLETEGGISVSPETCLLPETPPLLPRPACQRLQPQTQWGCWSHAAEVLPNSEDQGPGPALQLSDESPPQNSGLPLSSCPEFWQEDLEGTHLGMFY is encoded by the exons ATGGCCCAGTCCCCTCCTCTGCAGAGCCTCCTCGGCCACGACCACTGGATCTTCCCTCAGGCTTGGGGCTGGGTCGGCCACTCGGATTCCACGTccccggcctcctcctcctcggaCTCGTCCGGCTCGTGCCCCTGCGACCGCGCCCGCGGGCCCTCGCAGCCCGCGCCCGCAGCCCGCAGCGCCGCAGAGACCGCCTCGACGGCGCCCAACCGGGCGCGCACCCGGCCGGCAGGCGGGCAGCGGCAGAGCGCCAGCGAGCGCGAGAAGCTGCGCATGCGCACGCTCGCCCGCGCCCTGCACGAGCTGCGCCGCTTTCTGCCTCCGTCAGTGGCGCCCGCCGGCCAGAGCCTGACCAAGATCGAGACGCTGCGCCTGGCCATCCGCTACATCGGACACCTGTCGGCCGTGCTGGGCCTCAGCGAGGAGAGCCTGCAGCGCCGGCGCCGGCAGCGCAGTGACGCGGCGCCCTCTCAGGGCTGCGCGCTGTGCCCCGACGGCGGCCCCGCGGAGACGCAGAGGCAAGGCTGCTGCTCAGGCTCGGCCGCCGGTGCCGCTGTGTCCTGGGGGTCCCCGCCCGTCTGCCCCGAGGCCCTAGCGGCGCCCGAGAGCCTGGGGAGCAGGGTCCCCGACATGGGACCCTGGCTGACACCCCCCTACTGCCCCGGGATGCAGTCGCCCCCGCAGCTTTCTCAAGGAAGAGCCCCTGATGCGCCCCTTTGGACGCCGCCTCAAGCCTGTTGTGGAACACAGACACCCCCAGAGCCCCGGAACGAGCCTACACCCTGGACATCGCCCCCCGCGTCTCTGGAGCTGGCTACAGTGTACCAGGTGCGCGCCCAGGCTCTCGCCACTTCCCTCGGAGTGGTCCCCAGGCTTCGATTGGAAACGGAGGGG GGTATCTCTGTGTCTCCGGAGACCTGTCTGTTGCCAGAAACCCCTCCTCTCTTGCCCCGCCCAGCCTGCCAGCGACTGCAGCCTCAGACCCAGTGGGGATGCTGGAGCCACGCTGCAGAGGTGCTGCCCAACTCagaggaccagggaccaggccctgccctccagcTCAGTGATGAAAGCCCTCCCCAGAACTCAGGCCTTCCGCTCAGCAGCTGCCCTGAATTTTGGCAAGAAGATTTGGAGGGGACTCACCTGGGCATGTTCTACTAA
- the MESP1 gene encoding mesoderm posterior protein 1, with translation MAQSLCPPLSESWMLAAGWGSAQPPQAADADCGCSPASSPDSWGSVPACSPVPSPGSPATRASLRGPAAGRRGARGGRLGAGQRQSASEREKLRMRTLARALHELRRFLPPSVAPAGQSLTKIETLRLAIRYIGHLSAVLGLSEDSLQRRRRQRGDAAPSRGCALCPDGGPAEAQRQGCCSGSAAGAPVSWGSPPACPGALAAPELRDPPVLNDRGAACPEGPAMEPSPSSPLFPGDVLALLETSMPLLPLEWPPA, from the exons ATGGCCCAGTCCCTGTGCCCTCCGCTCTCTGAGTCCTGGATGCTCGCGGCAGGCTGGGGTTCAGCTCAGCCGCCACAGGCCGCCGATGCGGACTGCGGCTGCTCCCCGGCTTCGTCCCCGGACTCGTGGGGCAGCGTCCCGGCCTGCAGCCCCGTGCCGAGCCCCGGGAGCCCTGCCACCCGCGCCTCCCTCCGCGGGCCGGCAGCAGGGAGGCGAGGGGCGCGTGGCGGCCGCCTGGGCGCTGGGCAGCGGCAGAGCGCCAGCGAGCGCGAGAAGCTGCGCATGCGCACGCTCGCCCGCGCCCTGCACGAGCTGCGCCGCTTTCTGCCTCCGTCCGTGGCGCCCGCCGGCCAGAGCCTGACCAAGATCGAGACGCTGCGCCTGGCCATCCGCTACATCGGACACCTGTCGGCCGTGCTGGGCCTCAGCGAGGACAGCCTGCAGCGCCGGCGCCGGCAACGCGGCGACGCGGCGCCCTCTCGGGGCTGCGCGCTGTGCCCCGACGGCGGCCCCGCGGAGGCGCAGAGGCAAGGCTGCTGCTCAGGCTCGGCCGCGGGCGCCCCGGTGTCCTGGGGGTCCCCGCCCGCCTGCCCCGGAGCCCTGGCAGCGCCCGAGCTGCGCGACCCTCCGGTGCTTAACGACCGCGGGGCGGCGTGCCCGGAAGGACCAGCGATGGAGCCGAGCCCCTCATCCCCG CTCTTTCCCGGCGACGTACTGGCCCTGCTGGAGACCTCGATGCCCCTCTTGCCCCTGGAGTGGCCGCCGGCCTGA